In Pseudomonas sp. ADAK18, a single window of DNA contains:
- a CDS encoding TolC family outer membrane protein — MTVLVFEQVMAKSFIDDEESVNIISPSDLGTNLPGGSTGVSAPVAPQRVIPKNIDLTRAIQLAVEWHPAISEAIGQLYQQNENVNIARSGYYPQVSGGFNSGYDSGLSGNGQSRAFSLSASQMLYDFGKVSSSVDSALARVSGSQAAVLLSIDQVTRDTSFAMIELQRSQLLVTLAREQIDGISAIAELAKKRSDMGASTRSDLIQARSRVEASQATQLQFQAQFNRWRSTLSSLLGAQSPVSVSPGFPASLEQSCQGVVPDEAVTPTLLIAQAQRVDALALIAQARAEALPTVSLDPSVTHYLDNNDDSNIPGGRDRNRYGVFLNVKMPLYQGGAITARKSAAQQALRSAEAANDAARLAVRQGLLEARDQISSLTQRLSTLDFRERSISETRDLYRQQYLELGTRPLLDLLNAEQEIHQARMDRENTAADLRRLKIDCLYNTGGLRTAFHLDNSTLQGVEIRP; from the coding sequence ATGACTGTGTTGGTATTTGAGCAGGTCATGGCCAAGTCGTTTATCGACGACGAAGAAAGCGTCAACATCATCAGCCCCAGTGACTTGGGCACGAATTTACCGGGTGGTTCTACGGGTGTCAGCGCACCGGTGGCACCGCAACGCGTCATACCGAAAAACATCGACCTGACACGGGCTATTCAGTTAGCCGTGGAGTGGCACCCGGCCATTTCCGAGGCGATCGGTCAGCTGTATCAGCAAAACGAGAACGTGAACATCGCCCGTTCCGGTTACTACCCGCAAGTGAGCGGCGGCTTCAATTCTGGCTACGACAGCGGCCTGAGCGGCAACGGCCAAAGCCGAGCCTTTTCATTGTCGGCGTCGCAGATGCTCTATGACTTTGGCAAGGTGTCCAGCTCGGTGGACAGCGCCCTGGCCCGGGTCAGTGGCAGCCAGGCGGCGGTCTTGCTGTCAATCGACCAAGTGACGCGTGATACCTCGTTTGCCATGATCGAATTACAGCGCTCGCAACTGTTGGTAACGCTCGCTCGCGAGCAGATCGACGGCATTTCGGCGATTGCAGAACTGGCAAAAAAGCGCAGTGACATGGGCGCCAGTACCCGTTCGGATCTGATCCAGGCACGCTCGCGGGTCGAGGCGTCGCAAGCGACGCAATTGCAATTCCAGGCGCAGTTCAATCGCTGGCGCAGCACCTTGAGCAGCTTGCTGGGGGCGCAGTCGCCGGTGAGCGTTTCGCCTGGTTTTCCGGCAAGCCTGGAGCAGTCTTGCCAGGGCGTGGTGCCCGATGAAGCGGTCACTCCGACGTTATTGATCGCCCAGGCGCAACGGGTTGATGCCTTGGCGCTGATCGCCCAGGCGCGGGCCGAAGCGCTGCCGACTGTATCGCTGGATCCGTCGGTGACCCACTACCTGGACAACAACGACGACAGCAACATCCCCGGCGGACGTGATCGGAACCGTTATGGCGTGTTCCTCAATGTGAAGATGCCGCTCTACCAGGGCGGTGCGATCACTGCGCGCAAGTCCGCCGCACAACAAGCCCTGCGTTCTGCCGAAGCGGCCAACGATGCCGCTCGTCTTGCTGTACGCCAAGGCCTGCTGGAGGCGCGGGATCAGATTTCCAGCCTGACTCAACGCCTGTCCACCCTGGATTTTCGTGAGCGCAGCATCTCCGAGACCCGCGACCTTTACCGTCAGCAGTACCTCGAACTGGGCACCCGGCCGCTGCTGGATTTGCTCAATGCCGAGCAGGAAATCCACCAGGCCCGCATGGACCGGGAAAACACCGCAGCTGACCTGCGCCGCCTGAAAATCGATTGCCTCTACAACACCGGCGGGTTGCGCACCGCGTTCCATCTAGATAACAGCACCTTGCAAGGTGTGGAGATTCGGCCATGA
- a CDS encoding type I secretion system permease/ATPase, with protein MNDAVMLEGDMSAVEAALKPVPGFDYEVWLEAVLSIARHYRLECSAQSVRLAAQWTEGASVEDVVRQMARQAGLNCAIADFSASTLMQRQLPMILQFSDGQVGVLETLGDGEHVGIAYSGDGGLQSRLSYQELLDSARKSVILRPISAVRDTRVDDYIKPYEKDWFKGIVLRDMRPYGYVMLASLVTSVLGLAGVLFSMQVYDRVIPAESMPTLYVLFGGVMLALVFDFIMRITRVRITDMLGKRADMRVSDLVFGHAIRLRNSARPKSTGSFISQLKELEQLRELITSSTATALADLPFFLLFLVIYWLIAGPLVAVPLVAVLFLVVPGLLSQKKLAALASQSMRESSLRSAMLVETIQGLDDIKALQAEQRFQHQWNHYNATCGDASLRLRMLTNKLVAWTNNVQGSVFAVVVVFGAPMVMASDMTTGSLVAASILASRMMAPMSQITQVLTRWQQAKVALQSLNRIMELPVDHAEGSKRVHLPVVRGHYVLNQAAFQYSDDAPVPALLVADLQIQPGERIAILGRNGAGKSTLLQALAGMLDLKSGSVSLDGVALGHIDPADVRRDVGLMTQNSRLFHGTLRDNLIMGAPHASDQEILQALVLTGAADFIGKFADGMDHLILEGGLGLSGGQRQSLLLSRLIIRQPHIVLLDEPTASLDEATERQLIHNLDKWAAHRTLIIATHRMSVLSLVNRIIVVDNGQILVDDTKDNAIARLSKPKGKNQ; from the coding sequence ATGAATGATGCCGTGATGCTTGAGGGCGACATGAGCGCAGTGGAAGCGGCACTCAAGCCGGTGCCTGGGTTCGATTACGAAGTGTGGCTGGAGGCGGTGCTGAGCATCGCACGGCATTACCGCCTGGAGTGTTCGGCGCAAAGTGTGAGGCTCGCCGCGCAGTGGACCGAAGGCGCTTCGGTGGAAGACGTGGTGCGGCAGATGGCCCGCCAGGCCGGATTGAATTGCGCGATCGCCGACTTCAGCGCCTCGACCCTGATGCAACGGCAACTGCCGATGATCCTGCAGTTCAGTGACGGCCAGGTTGGCGTCCTGGAAACCCTGGGCGATGGCGAACACGTCGGCATCGCCTACAGCGGCGACGGCGGTCTGCAAAGCCGTCTCAGCTATCAGGAGCTGCTCGACTCGGCGCGCAAGAGCGTGATTCTGCGGCCCATAAGTGCCGTGCGCGATACCCGCGTCGATGACTACATCAAACCCTATGAGAAGGACTGGTTCAAAGGCATCGTGCTGCGGGACATGCGGCCCTATGGCTATGTGATGCTGGCGTCACTGGTGACCAGCGTGCTCGGGCTGGCCGGGGTGCTGTTTTCCATGCAGGTCTACGACCGGGTGATTCCGGCCGAGTCGATGCCCACCCTGTATGTGTTGTTCGGCGGCGTGATGCTGGCGCTGGTGTTCGATTTCATCATGCGCATCACCCGCGTGCGCATCACCGACATGCTCGGCAAACGAGCGGACATGCGCGTGTCCGACCTGGTGTTCGGGCATGCCATTCGCCTGCGCAACAGCGCCCGGCCGAAGTCCACCGGCTCGTTCATTTCCCAGCTCAAGGAGCTGGAGCAACTGCGTGAACTGATCACCTCCAGCACGGCTACGGCCTTGGCGGACTTGCCGTTTTTCCTGCTGTTCCTGGTGATTTACTGGTTGATCGCCGGGCCCTTGGTCGCGGTGCCGCTGGTGGCGGTGCTGTTCCTGGTGGTGCCGGGTTTGTTGTCGCAGAAAAAGCTCGCGGCGCTGGCCAGCCAATCGATGCGCGAAAGCTCGTTGCGCAGTGCCATGTTGGTGGAGACCATCCAGGGCCTCGACGATATCAAGGCACTCCAGGCCGAGCAGCGCTTCCAGCACCAATGGAATCACTACAACGCCACCTGCGGCGACGCCAGCCTGCGCCTGCGCATGTTGACCAACAAGCTGGTGGCCTGGACCAACAACGTGCAAGGCTCAGTGTTTGCCGTGGTGGTGGTGTTCGGCGCACCGATGGTCATGGCCAGTGACATGACCACGGGTAGCCTGGTGGCGGCCTCGATTCTGGCCTCACGCATGATGGCGCCGATGTCGCAGATCACCCAAGTGCTGACCCGCTGGCAGCAGGCCAAGGTGGCTCTGCAAAGCCTGAACCGGATCATGGAGTTGCCGGTGGACCATGCCGAAGGCAGCAAACGCGTGCACTTGCCGGTGGTGCGCGGTCACTACGTCCTCAACCAGGCGGCATTCCAGTATTCTGACGATGCGCCGGTGCCGGCCTTGCTCGTAGCGGATTTGCAGATCCAACCGGGTGAGCGCATCGCCATTCTCGGCCGTAACGGTGCGGGCAAATCCACCTTGCTGCAGGCGTTGGCCGGCATGCTCGACCTGAAGAGCGGCAGCGTCAGCCTCGACGGGGTTGCCCTGGGCCATATCGACCCGGCGGACGTGCGCCGGGATGTCGGCCTGATGACGCAAAACTCGCGTCTGTTCCACGGCACCCTGCGGGATAACCTGATCATGGGCGCGCCCCACGCGTCCGATCAGGAGATTCTCCAGGCGCTGGTGCTGACCGGTGCGGCGGACTTTATCGGCAAGTTCGCCGACGGCATGGACCACCTGATTCTGGAAGGTGGCCTCGGGCTTTCGGGCGGGCAGCGCCAATCCTTGCTGTTGTCGCGCTTGATCATCCGCCAACCGCATATCGTTCTGCTGGACGAACCCACCGCCTCTCTGGATGAAGCGACCGAACGCCAATTGATCCACAACCTGGACAAATGGGCGGCCCACCGCACGCTGATCATCGCCACCCACCGCATGAGTGTGTTGAGCCTGGTGAACCGGATCATCGTGGTCGACAACGGGCAGATCCTGGTCGATGACACCAAGGACAATGCGATCGCCCGGCTTTCCAAACCCAAGGGGAAGAATCAGTGA
- a CDS encoding HlyD family efflux transporter periplasmic adaptor subunit → MGLEDEGAQHYNDGIDDNTVVRSTRVVFWVFALLIAFGAWAYFFEVDEVSTGSGKVIPTSREQIIQSLEGGIVTELNVAEGDIVKNGQTLAKLDPTKTESNFDESASKYRASLASVARLQAEVDSKALVFPAALQHHPALIRAETDLFNTRRRGLEDAQAGVRSSLGLVRSELEITENLAKVGAASNVEVLRLKRQKAELELKLTQARSDYMVRAGEDLAKANADVETLSSIMRGRSDSVTRLTLRSPVRGIVKGIEVTTIGGIIPPNGRLMQIVPLDEQLLIEARISPRDIAFIHPDQVAKVKITAYDYAIYGGMDGKVVTISPDTIQDEVKPEVFYYRVFIRTDADTLKNKAGKSFSIVPGMIASVDIRTGQKTVLDYLIKPMNRAREALRER, encoded by the coding sequence CTGGGCCTTGAAGACGAGGGCGCCCAACACTACAACGACGGCATTGATGACAACACGGTGGTGCGCTCGACGCGGGTGGTCTTCTGGGTGTTTGCCCTGTTGATCGCATTTGGCGCTTGGGCTTACTTCTTTGAGGTGGATGAAGTCTCCACGGGCAGTGGCAAGGTAATTCCGACCTCCCGTGAGCAGATCATTCAGTCCTTGGAAGGCGGCATCGTCACCGAGTTGAACGTGGCGGAGGGCGATATCGTCAAGAATGGCCAGACCCTGGCAAAGCTCGACCCGACCAAGACCGAATCCAACTTCGATGAAAGTGCCTCCAAATACCGAGCATCCCTGGCCAGCGTCGCGCGTTTGCAGGCGGAGGTAGACAGCAAAGCCCTGGTATTCCCTGCCGCACTGCAACACCATCCCGCGCTGATCCGTGCCGAAACCGACTTGTTCAACACCCGGCGCAGAGGGCTGGAAGACGCTCAGGCTGGCGTGCGTTCATCACTGGGGTTGGTGCGCAGCGAGTTGGAAATTACCGAGAACCTGGCCAAGGTTGGCGCCGCCAGCAATGTTGAGGTCTTGCGTCTCAAACGCCAGAAAGCCGAGCTGGAATTGAAGCTGACCCAGGCCCGCTCCGATTACATGGTGCGTGCCGGTGAGGATCTGGCCAAGGCCAATGCCGACGTCGAGACACTGTCCTCGATCATGCGCGGTCGTTCGGATTCTGTGACCCGCTTGACCTTGCGCTCGCCGGTTCGCGGTATCGTCAAAGGTATCGAAGTCACCACCATTGGCGGGATCATCCCCCCGAATGGGCGCTTGATGCAGATCGTTCCCCTGGACGAACAACTGCTGATCGAGGCGCGTATTTCGCCGCGGGACATCGCCTTTATCCATCCCGACCAAGTGGCCAAGGTCAAGATCACGGCCTACGACTACGCGATTTATGGCGGTATGGACGGCAAGGTGGTGACCATCTCGCCCGACACCATCCAGGACGAAGTCAAACCTGAGGTGTTCTACTACCGGGTGTTTATCCGCACCGACGCCGACACCTTGAAGAACAAGGCCGGCAAGTCGTTCTCCATCGTGCCGGGGATGATCGCCTCGGTGGATATCAGGACTGGCCAGAAAACCGTTCTCGACTACCTGATCAAACCCATGAACCGCGCGCGCGAAGCGTTGCGCGAGCGCTAG
- a CDS encoding S9 family peptidase: MPLLWNTPADKATCNDPDSALWVEFAQDEDCIRYFAGASLDHAPVVIVMFHGDRNIEMHRAPEAIRGNTLAAKVQQAKALSKRAGVPLVIVARPGTYGSSGNHGQRRQAREFIALNGALDELRERYGIGQFVLLGHSGGATVAAALLTLGRDDVKCAVMTSGAFALVQRAQMIRQNKGLPSRPGRDTNGLLHPYDPGQHIDGIVAAPKRQLFVVGNIDDQVAPFVLQEGFFRALIKAGHQAQLIKADAVAPAFHQLRNDIGLKTAASCAK; this comes from the coding sequence ATGCCGTTACTGTGGAACACGCCTGCCGACAAGGCCACCTGCAATGATCCGGATTCGGCATTGTGGGTCGAGTTTGCCCAGGATGAGGATTGCATTCGCTATTTCGCCGGGGCTTCCCTTGATCATGCGCCGGTGGTGATCGTGATGTTCCATGGTGATCGAAACATCGAGATGCACCGGGCGCCCGAGGCGATCCGTGGCAACACCTTGGCTGCCAAGGTGCAGCAGGCAAAAGCACTGAGCAAACGAGCTGGCGTACCGCTGGTGATCGTCGCGCGGCCTGGCACCTATGGCTCCAGCGGCAATCATGGACAGCGGCGTCAGGCCCGGGAATTCATTGCGCTGAATGGCGCACTGGATGAGCTGCGTGAACGCTACGGCATCGGTCAGTTTGTTTTGTTGGGCCACAGCGGTGGCGCCACAGTGGCGGCTGCGTTGTTGACCCTGGGGCGCGACGATGTGAAATGCGCAGTGATGACCTCCGGCGCGTTCGCCCTGGTGCAGCGTGCGCAGATGATCCGCCAGAACAAAGGCCTGCCTTCCAGGCCGGGGCGCGATACCAATGGATTACTCCACCCCTACGATCCTGGCCAGCACATCGACGGCATTGTTGCGGCGCCCAAACGGCAGTTGTTCGTCGTGGGTAACATCGACGATCAGGTTGCGCCGTTCGTGTTGCAGGAAGGTTTTTTTAGGGCGCTGATTAAGGCGGGGCACCAGGCGCAGTTGATCAAGGCGGATGCCGTGGCACCTGCGTTTCATCAACTGCGCAATGATATCGGGCTCAAGACGGCGGCCAGTTGCGCGAAGTAA
- the murF gene encoding UDP-N-acetylmuramoyl-tripeptide--D-alanyl-D-alanine ligase has protein sequence MSWEGFNERLKRHKRNYFRRGIAFDRTLQIALTEQELNANAILYGGNNIAHASFNAGNFSVYAKRRFSGPAALNAVSTLQPDTTIYLFDTAGVFCAEDGVAHRLNSNAAELGWRTLAALEPDDVRLPICTAATYLGEQMQDSGQFVYGYFPCFDRPIKNYNTLRHASSTYAMIEAWALNGDETLKAAIQRSLDYLTQTLIRPNLLPNGSVAAFLVDTGNEIKLGGNAVCLLALVKYSEVTGTRQYLPLLEALANGMAWMQAPDTGAFVHVLHAQDLSVKEPFRIIYYDGEAAFGLMRLYGLTRNERWLNVVEKAFDYFIGKEHWREHDHWLSYCVNELTRYRPDEKYFRFGLNNVAGYLGFVQQRITTFPTLLELMMAAQQMLERIAQQPSVQHLLQDIDLHAFYRALHHRARYLLNGYFWPEMAMYFANPARIAGAFFIRHHAFRVRIDDVEHYLSGLIAYHRYLLDGAPQVSLPPPTQATSDWTWDATTLAHVTQGTWAQQPPSDWRAAGLTPSMQFFKPGRMLSRHPTKVGPNEVQSALRWAQATPERRPSAFLCVDPTPYLNSGLPVLQVADTSEAMLQLGRHARQHFSGQVFGVTGSFGKTTVVAMLTHALKHWGEVGQTEANANLPHGIAWNLASMPPEAKLWVLEMAVGRMPINSELVRPHIAIVTGLAPAHLEYHGTLENLARKKSAIFRSMAPGGHAVLSRDMPYYELFAQAAETARLQVVSYGEHADADLRLLDWRSESDLVYVQAQRGPEALNFTLRARGRHMVLNALAVLASLFAAGLEACQALEVLTGFEPVEGRGNVMQIQCAGGHFQLINDAYNANPGSMAAALQSMADLPVTSRHRVLVLGDMLELGPDTQRYHLELATPLRMAAPRHVLLCGPLMHALYLELRAELSVQWFENAKALNQALMQNPAQWFHPGDWVLVKSSGGTGLSQLCEWLRTTEQAVLAG, from the coding sequence ATGAGCTGGGAAGGATTCAATGAGCGCCTCAAGCGCCACAAGCGCAATTACTTCAGGCGGGGCATTGCGTTCGACAGGACCCTGCAAATAGCCCTCACCGAACAAGAGCTGAACGCCAACGCAATCCTCTACGGCGGCAACAATATTGCGCATGCGAGCTTCAATGCCGGGAATTTTTCCGTCTACGCCAAACGCCGATTTTCAGGACCGGCGGCGCTGAATGCAGTAAGCACGTTGCAACCCGACACCACAATTTATCTGTTCGACACGGCGGGCGTGTTTTGTGCCGAGGACGGCGTGGCCCACCGGCTCAACAGCAACGCGGCAGAACTCGGCTGGCGTACCCTGGCCGCCCTGGAACCTGACGACGTCAGGCTGCCCATCTGCACCGCTGCCACGTATCTGGGGGAACAGATGCAGGACAGCGGCCAGTTCGTCTACGGCTACTTTCCCTGCTTCGACCGACCGATCAAAAACTACAACACCCTACGCCACGCCAGCAGCACGTACGCGATGATCGAGGCATGGGCATTGAACGGTGACGAGACGTTGAAGGCTGCGATTCAACGGTCACTGGACTACCTGACCCAGACGCTGATCAGGCCCAACCTGCTGCCCAACGGCAGCGTGGCCGCCTTCCTGGTGGACACCGGCAACGAGATCAAGCTGGGCGGCAACGCGGTGTGCCTGCTGGCCCTGGTCAAGTACAGCGAAGTGACCGGCACCCGCCAGTACCTGCCGCTGCTGGAAGCCCTCGCCAACGGTATGGCCTGGATGCAGGCCCCCGACACCGGCGCTTTCGTACACGTATTGCATGCCCAGGATTTGAGCGTCAAAGAGCCGTTTCGCATCATCTATTACGACGGTGAGGCCGCGTTCGGGCTGATGCGCCTCTATGGGCTGACCCGCAATGAACGCTGGCTCAACGTCGTGGAAAAGGCCTTCGATTACTTCATCGGCAAAGAGCACTGGCGCGAGCACGATCACTGGCTCAGCTACTGCGTGAACGAGTTGACGCGCTATCGCCCCGACGAAAAATACTTCCGCTTCGGCCTGAACAACGTCGCGGGCTACCTGGGTTTCGTCCAGCAGCGCATTACCACCTTCCCTACTTTGCTCGAATTGATGATGGCCGCGCAGCAAATGCTGGAACGGATCGCACAACAGCCATCTGTACAGCACCTGCTCCAGGACATTGATCTGCACGCGTTCTATCGGGCCTTGCATCATCGCGCCCGTTACCTGCTCAACGGTTATTTCTGGCCGGAGATGGCGATGTATTTCGCCAACCCGGCACGCATCGCCGGCGCGTTCTTCATTCGGCATCACGCGTTCCGGGTGCGCATCGACGACGTCGAGCACTACCTTTCCGGGCTGATTGCCTATCACCGATACCTGCTGGACGGTGCGCCGCAAGTGAGCCTGCCTCCACCGACGCAAGCCACATCCGACTGGACCTGGGACGCCACGACCCTGGCGCATGTAACACAGGGAACGTGGGCCCAGCAGCCCCCATCGGACTGGCGAGCCGCGGGTTTGACGCCCTCCATGCAATTCTTCAAGCCAGGGCGCATGCTCAGCCGCCACCCCACCAAGGTCGGCCCGAATGAGGTGCAATCGGCCTTGCGTTGGGCACAGGCCACGCCTGAACGGCGGCCCTCAGCGTTCCTGTGTGTGGACCCGACGCCCTATCTGAACAGTGGCTTGCCGGTGCTGCAAGTCGCCGACACCAGCGAAGCAATGTTGCAGCTGGGCAGGCACGCCCGACAGCACTTTAGCGGACAGGTATTCGGCGTGACCGGCAGCTTTGGCAAAACCACGGTGGTGGCCATGCTCACCCATGCCTTGAAACACTGGGGCGAGGTCGGGCAAACCGAGGCCAACGCCAACCTGCCTCACGGCATTGCCTGGAACCTGGCGAGCATGCCCCCAGAGGCGAAGCTCTGGGTCCTGGAAATGGCCGTTGGACGGATGCCCATCAACTCGGAACTGGTGCGCCCACACATCGCTATCGTCACCGGCCTGGCCCCCGCGCACCTGGAGTACCACGGCACGCTGGAGAACCTGGCCCGCAAGAAAAGCGCGATCTTCCGCTCCATGGCACCGGGAGGCCACGCGGTGCTCAGCCGGGACATGCCGTATTACGAGCTGTTCGCCCAGGCAGCAGAAACCGCGCGCCTTCAGGTGGTCAGTTATGGCGAACACGCTGATGCAGATCTGCGCCTTCTGGATTGGCGCAGCGAATCGGATCTGGTTTACGTCCAGGCGCAACGAGGCCCAGAGGCACTCAACTTCACCCTCCGAGCCCGTGGCCGGCACATGGTACTCAACGCGCTGGCGGTGCTGGCTTCGTTGTTCGCGGCGGGCCTGGAAGCTTGCCAGGCGCTCGAAGTCCTGACCGGGTTCGAACCCGTTGAAGGGCGTGGCAATGTTATGCAGATCCAGTGCGCGGGTGGTCATTTCCAGTTGATCAACGATGCCTACAACGCCAACCCCGGCTCCATGGCCGCGGCGCTGCAATCCATGGCCGATCTTCCCGTGACCTCGCGGCACCGGGTGCTGGTATTGGGGGATATGCTGGAACTCGGTCCGGACACCCAGCGTTATCACCTGGAGCTGGCCACACCACTGCGCATGGCAGCTCCACGCCATGTGCTGTTGTGCGGCCCGTTGATGCACGCGCTGTACCTCGAGTTGCGCGCAGAGCTGTCGGTCCAGTGGTTCGAGAACGCCAAGGCACTGAACCAGGCCTTGATGCAGAACCCGGCGCAGTGGTTTCACCCAGGGGATTGGGTGCTGGTGAAAAGCTCGGGAGGGACTGGATTGTCACAGTTGTGCGAGTGGTTGAGGACGACTGAGCAAGCAGTGCTGGCCGGGTAA
- a CDS encoding cupin domain-containing protein, with the protein MSKPITVLRDTHPLPVLDACKWEKLEGDPHTVNLNAYTSEDGSKIMGTWICTPGKWRVEYVKWEYCHFQEGYCVITPDGLEPIHLRAGDIFVVEPGMKGTWEVVETVRKYFVFA; encoded by the coding sequence ATGTCCAAGCCGATTACTGTTCTGCGCGACACCCACCCCCTGCCGGTACTGGATGCCTGCAAATGGGAAAAACTCGAAGGCGATCCGCACACCGTCAACCTCAACGCCTATACCAGCGAAGACGGCAGCAAGATCATGGGCACCTGGATCTGTACCCCGGGCAAATGGCGGGTGGAATATGTGAAATGGGAGTACTGCCACTTTCAGGAAGGCTACTGCGTGATTACCCCGGACGGCCTGGAGCCGATTCACTTGAGGGCCGGTGATATTTTTGTGGTCGAGCCCGGCATGAAAGGCACTTGGGAGGTGGTCGAGACCGTGCGCAAGTACTTCGTTTTTGCCTGA
- the kynB gene encoding arylformamidase codes for MNPIKTWWDISPPLSAATPTWPGDTPFQEERVWQFGPECPVNVGRITLSPHTGAHVDAPLHYSADGAPIGEVSLDVYLGPCRVLHCLDSGALVQAHQLEGRLENLPERVLLRTYQQAPLATWDEHFTAVATETVELLAGLGVRLIGIDTPSLDPQQSKTMDAHNAVARHGMAILEGIVLDDVPEGDYELIALPLRFANLDASPVRAILRPLKESTR; via the coding sequence ATGAATCCAATAAAAACGTGGTGGGACATCAGCCCGCCCTTGAGTGCCGCGACCCCGACCTGGCCCGGTGATACGCCGTTTCAGGAAGAGCGGGTCTGGCAGTTTGGCCCGGAGTGCCCGGTGAATGTCGGGCGTATCACGCTGTCACCCCACACCGGCGCCCATGTCGATGCGCCGCTGCACTACAGCGCAGACGGCGCGCCGATTGGTGAGGTTTCGCTGGATGTGTACCTCGGCCCGTGTCGGGTGCTGCATTGCCTGGACAGTGGCGCACTGGTGCAGGCGCATCAGTTGGAAGGGCGCCTGGAGAATCTGCCGGAACGCGTCCTGCTGCGGACCTATCAACAGGCCCCGCTGGCCACCTGGGATGAGCATTTCACCGCCGTCGCGACAGAAACCGTCGAGTTGTTGGCCGGCCTTGGCGTGCGCTTGATCGGTATCGATACGCCGTCCCTGGACCCGCAACAATCCAAGACCATGGATGCCCACAACGCGGTTGCCCGTCATGGCATGGCGATTCTCGAAGGCATTGTCCTCGACGACGTGCCCGAGGGCGATTACGAGTTGATCGCGCTGCCGCTGCGTTTCGCCAACCTCGATGCCAGCCCGGTGCGGGCTATTCTGCGTCCGCTCAAGGAGTCCACGCGATGA
- the kynA gene encoding tryptophan 2,3-dioxygenase: MSQCPFSPDYQPPEEWHDAELNFSESMSYGDYLDLGKVLSAQHPLSPDHNEMLFIIQHQTSELWMKLMLHELKAAREHVRQGELAPAFKMLARVSRIFDQLVHAWAVLATMTPSEYKAIRPYLGQSSGFQSFQYREIEFILGNKSPALLRPHAHRPELLKELQVAIATPSLYDEAINLMAKAGLTIDPKRAERDPTAATVHDDSVEAAWREVYRDPSRYWDLYQLAEKFIDLEDSFRQWRFRHVTTVERIIGFQPGTGGTEGVGYLRKMLDTVLFPELWRVRSSL, translated from the coding sequence ATGAGCCAATGTCCTTTCTCTCCCGACTATCAACCCCCGGAAGAATGGCATGACGCCGAGCTGAATTTTTCCGAGTCCATGAGCTACGGCGACTACCTGGACCTGGGCAAAGTGCTCAGCGCCCAGCACCCGCTGTCGCCGGACCACAACGAGATGTTGTTCATCATCCAGCATCAGACCTCGGAGCTGTGGATGAAGCTGATGCTCCACGAACTCAAGGCCGCCCGTGAACACGTGCGCCAGGGTGAGTTGGCGCCAGCGTTCAAGATGCTGGCGCGGGTGTCGCGGATCTTTGATCAACTGGTGCATGCCTGGGCAGTGCTGGCGACCATGACGCCGTCGGAGTACAAGGCGATCCGCCCGTACCTGGGGCAGTCGTCCGGGTTCCAGTCGTTCCAGTACCGTGAAATCGAATTCATCCTCGGCAATAAGAGCCCAGCGCTGCTGCGGCCCCACGCCCATCGCCCGGAGTTGTTGAAGGAGCTGCAAGTGGCGATTGCCACGCCGTCGCTGTATGACGAAGCGATCAACCTGATGGCCAAGGCGGGTCTGACCATCGACCCGAAACGTGCCGAGCGCGACCCGACGGCGGCCACGGTTCACGATGATTCCGTGGAGGCAGCGTGGCGCGAGGTTTATCGCGATCCGAGCCGTTATTGGGACCTGTACCAACTGGCCGAGAAGTTTATCGACCTGGAAGATTCGTTCCGCCAATGGCGCTTCCGCCACGTCACCACGGTGGAGCGGATCATCGGCTTCCAGCCAGGTACCGGCGGCACCGAAGGCGTGGGTTACCTGCGCAAGATGCTCGATACCGTACTGTTTCCGGAGCTGTGGCGGGTACGTTCTTCGTTGTAA